The following are encoded together in the Thermothelomyces thermophilus ATCC 42464 chromosome 3, complete sequence genome:
- a CDS encoding uncharacterized protein (Contains conserved domain SIR2-fam[cd01407], SIR2 family of proteins includes silent information regulator 2.), translated as MKKPLMRIPYTDILPAPNIIPHTARSLPGAIAALQEFLHAPSPRDLPRSTVVLTGAGLSVASGLADYRGPNGTYRVNKTYRPIYYHEFLTSHEARKRYWARSFLGWTTLRNAQPNPGHYAVRDLGRLGLVSAVVTQNVDSFHPRAHPDIPTLELHGYLRSTVCTSCRTEMPRDGFQAELARLNPVWDAFLQEALATGALETEDPHERRARGFRVNPDGDVELPQAPYTTFRYPACPKCLSDPPLLADGSRAAVEVDNDGAWSPTSKAGILKPAVVMFGESIADGVKKAAEEAIDGAGKLLVLATSMATYSAWRLAKRAKDRGMPVAIVNIGGVRGEEAFFAGLDPDQTGAQGVRLEMSTETLLPALVRELRQQPILQNAEPSSAEAASFLENDAAVFKNMLQ; from the coding sequence ATGAAGAAACCGCTCATGCGCATACCCTACACCGATATCCTACCCGCACCTAATATCATCCCACACACGGCCCGCTCCCTGCCCGGCGCCATCGCCGCCCTGCAGGAGTTCCTCCACGCCCCGTCGCCCCGGGACCTGCCCCGCTCCACCGTCGTCCTCACGGGCGCGGGCCTCTCGGTGGCGAGCGGACTGGCCGACTATCGCGGCCCCAACGGCACCTACCGCGTCAACAAGACGTACCGCCCCATCTACTACCACGAGTTCCTGACCAGCCACGAGGCCCGCAAGCGCTACTGGGCCCGCAGCTTCCTCGGCTGGACCACCCTGCGCAACGCGCAACCCAACCCCGGCCACTACGCGGTCCGGGACctgggccgcctcggcctcgtctCGGCCGTCGTCACCCAGAACGTCGACTCGTTCCACCCGCGCGCCCACCCGGACATCCCGACGCTCGAGCTGCACGGCTACCTGCGCTCCACCGTGTGCACCTCCTGCCGGACCGAGATGCCCCGGGACGGCTTCCAGGCCGAGCTGGCGCGGCTGAACCCCGTGTGGGACGCCTTCCTGCAGGAGGCCCTCGCGACGGGCGCGCTCGAGACCGAGGACCCCCACGAGAGGCGGGCGCGCGGGTTCCGGGTGAACCCGGACGGCGACGTGGAGCTTCCCCAGGCGCCCTACACGACCTTTCGCTACCCCGCGTGCCCCAAGTGCCTGAGCGACCCCCCGTTGCTGGCCGACGGCAGCAGGGCCGCGGTGGAGGTGGACAACGACGGGGCCTGGAGCCCGACGAGCAAGGCCGGCATCCTGAAGCCGGCCGTCGTCATGTTTGGCGAGAGCATCGCAGACGGCGTCaagaaggcggccgaggaggccatcGACGGCGCGGGAAAGCTGCTCGTCCTCGCCACCTCCATGGCCACCTATTCGGCCTGGAGGCTGGCCAAGCGCGCCAAGGACAGGGGGATGCCGGTCGCCATTGTCAACATCGGCGGCGTCAGGGGCGAGGAGGCCTTCTTCGCCGGCTTGGACCCGGATCAGACGGGTGCCCAGGGCGTGAGGCTCGAGATGTCGACCGAAACCTTGCTGCCGGCTCTCGTCAGAGAGCTTCGGCAACAACCGATTCTCCAGAATGCGGAGCCATCATCAGCCGAGGCGGCCTCGTTTCTGGAAAACGATGCCGCCGTGTTCAAAAACATGTTACAGTAG